CTATTATTGTAAGCAGATTCTATAAGTTGCAAGTGATCATCCCATATACCTTTGAAATCCAAGACACATGCTCGCAACATatcttcaagcgtctgaatagtccgctctgcttgaccatcagtctgcggatggaaagccgtgctgagattcacctgagtacccaaaccttgctgaaatttcttccaaaaattagctGTGAACTGGGCCCCTCGATCTGAGATAATAGAAAGTGGAGTGTCATGAAGCCTTACTATTTCTTTGATGTACAACTAAGCATACTGTTCCGCAGTATCGGTGGACTTGACATGTAAGAAGTGAGCTGATTTGGTGAGTCGATCCactattacccaaattgagtcgaacttgcgtTGTGTGCGAGGTAACCCTACCacgaaatccatgttgatcatctcgcATTTCCACATTGGCATTTCTATAAGTTGAGTTAACCCACCGAGCGCTGATGCTCAgcttttacttgctgacaattcggacaTTTAGATACAAAATCTGCCACAACCCTCTTCAtaccgttccaccaataaatttcattgagatcatgatacattttcgtagaacctggatgcacagaatacctggaattatgaGCCTCCGCCATTACCCTCTCCCGAAGATTATCCACATTTGGAACACATAGCCTACCTTGACATTGTAATACACCATCCTCTCCACCGAGTGAAAATGCCGAAGTCTTGTTATTCAAAACTGCCTCCTTCATCTGTGCCAATGCTGGATCaatgaactgcttttccttgacttCCGCTACAAGTGACGATTCTGCTCCATTATGCACCATAACCTTCCCTTCGTCTGAGGTCGAAATACAAAGGCCTTTGATCCgctcccaaatgagccaaactacccatggACTTCCGGCCGGAGAGCGTCGGCCACCATATttgccttccctggatggtataaaatgtccatatcataatccttgatcaATTCTAACCACCGCCGAtgccttaaattcaactccttctgcttgaacaaatattggagactcttgtggtccgagaacacatccacatggaccccataaagataatgccgccatattttcaaggcaaatacaactgtcgcaagctccaaatcatgcgtcggataattcttctcgtgattcTTGAGTTTCCTTGAAGCATACGCTATAACCTTCCTatgttgcatcaacacacaccccaaACCGACCCTGGAGTCATCGCAATAAACCACAAATCCTTCCGTGCCTTTTGGCAAGGTCAATATCGGCACCGAGGTCAATCTCGACTTTAATTCCTGAAAACTTGTCTCACAAGCATCAGACCATTGTAACGTAACTGCTTTCTgcgttaacttagtcaatggggaggcgagggtagagaatccctccacaaacctccgATAATACCCCGCTAAACCCAAGAAGCTACGGATCTCCATTGGCGTTGTGGGTATAGGCCAATCTTTCACTGCTGCAATCTTCTGGGGATCCACCTGAATCCCTTCACTGgaaacaacatgacccagaaaggTAACAGactccaaccaaaattcacattttgaaaatttagcatacaatTGGAGCTGATGAAGAGTCTGCAGAACTTCCCTGAAGTGATCGGCATGATCCTCCCGGCTCCGTGAATAAACAAGGATGCCataatgaaaacaatcacaaagaagtctagaaatggcttgaagacccgattcttaagatccatgaaagctgccggggcgttggttagcccaaaagacatgaccaAGAATTCAAAGTGACCATAGCAAGTTTTGAAAGCGGTCTTAAGAATGTCCTGCTCCCTGACCTTTaactggtgatacccagacctTAAATCAATTTTGGAGAAAAACTTCGCACCTTGCAATTGGTTGAACAAGTCATCTATCCGAGGCAATAGATATTTGTttttgatagtgactttgttgagctgccgataatcaatacacatctgaagcgacccatccttctttctgACAAAGAGAACTAGTgcgccccaaggcgacacactcggTCGAATGAACCCTTTTCTAATAAGTCTTtcaattgctccttcaactctctCAACTCTGCTGGCGCCGTTCTATACAGTGAAATAGATACTGGCCGCGTATCTGGCAATACATCAATCCTGAAATCGATCTCCCTATCTGGTGGAATCCCTGGAAGCTCGTCTGGAAACACTTCAAGAAACTCATTCATGACTGGTACAGACTCGGGGACAGATACTTCTGAAGTGGTGTCCGCCACCCGGACCAAATGGTAGATACACCCATTCTTAATCATCTTCGAAGCCTTAAGGTATGAAATAAACCTACCCTTCGGCACTAGTGAACTCAAGCCTCATGAATCTCGTTCGGCAGTCAAGTTTAGCAAAGCACGAATAAAGCCAGTCCATTcgaataataataacaaaatccACCATCCCAAGCTCAATAAGATCGGCCGTGGTAACATGACTACATACCGCAACAACACAATTCCTATAGACTCGTGCAACTATAATAAAATCACCAATTGGAGTCGATACCGAGAATGACTCATGAAGCTGTTCGGGTTCTATCCCAAAACATGAAGCAATAAACGGGGTAACATAAGACAAAGAGGACCCCAGATCAATAAGAGCATAACAATCAAGTGCTTGAACAGtcataatacctgtgataacatcTGGAGAAACCTCCGAACTCTGGCGACCACTCAAGGCATAGAAGTGACTGGGTCCACCTTTGCCTAAAACTCCACCCCTAACCGCTCCACGCCCTGCTGGAGCTGGAGGACGCATTGAAGATGTGGCAGCTGAAGAACCAGATGACTGAGCAAAACCCCTACCCATGCCCTGACTTGGCGTACGACAATCCCGCTGAATATGACCTCTCACTCCACATCTGTAGCATACTGGGTTATCTAGATAACAATACTTGGTATGGAATCTCCTCCACTTAGGGCACAAAGACCTCCCCTGTTGCTGGAACCTCTCTCCTGGACGACCTGACTGGTGGGGTCTCCTGCTGGCGGATCCTGGTCCCCAGTGGCTGCTCTGCTGATAACGGGGCACTGATGGTGGTGCACTAGATGAGGACTGTGCATAAGGCTGGGATGGCCCTATTGGCCCTCTCCCTTGAACTGGTATCCCCCTTGCAACTAAGCCCCCCGAGTGGCCCGCTGACTGGGCCCTACTATTACTCTCCCTCTCTGCCCTTATCTTTAACTTTCTAGCCTTTGTAGCCTGGGAGAATCCCACTATCTTACCATAATTCATATCAGATTGCAAGGCCGATGTAGCAGCTTCATTCACAACCAAGGGACTAAGGCCCTGAACAAACCGTTGAACCCTGGCATCCATAGTCGGCACCAACTGAGGAGCATACTTGGACAATCTCATGAACTTCATGTggtactcccaaacactcataTTTCCCTGCTCGAGGATCTCAAAATCTGTGGCACGGGATGCCATAGTCTCGACAGGCAGGAAATGATCCATAAAAGCATCCACGAACTCGTTCCATCTTGCCGAAGGACTTCCATCCCTGCAGGAATCCTCCCACATCTCGAACCAGTAATGTGCTGGTCCCCTCAGCCTGTAAGAAGCTAACTCAACCGCCTCTTTCTCTGTAGCCTTCATTACCCGAAGAGTCTTGTACATATCATCTAGAAAATCCTGCAGGTCGGCCTCTGGATCAGTACCAGAGAACTCTGGAGGGGTCAACGACAAAAACTGGTTGATTCTGGAACTGGAGGAATCTCCCTGTCCGCTAGAAGGCGTAGGGGTGGCATGAGATCTTTGGGCCTGAGCGATCACCAGCTGAGTCAACATATGAATAGCTCCCCTGAGGTCCCCATCGGAAGTACCTGGACCAGAAGCTAGAACTGAAGAGGGATCATGAATATCAGCGAGAGGGATTGCATCACCCTCTACCGCAGCAGGAACATGAATGCTTTGATCCGGAATAGAAGGGCTAGGTAGATTTAGGGCCGGAGAGTCACTCTTACCCGCACCATCTGGTACAAATTTCATGGCCACACTTGGGATGGTATTGGCCTCAAGGTCGAGTCGAGCTCTCTTCTTTGGGGCTACGACTGAAAATTTCGGAACAATGCACGAGTTAGACAAAGACACTTTTCACTTTCCACTTCATCGCATGATgtagaataataataaaaagggaAATTTCCTAAATGTCTGTGTAGCCCCCTAATTAttgatgtggtcgacaacacaccgataagaagggctctactagacacgactccgagacatcctaggatactttaaaaccttaggctctgataccatgtttgtcacgccccaaaaccgaggtACATGACCAGTGCTCGACTGGGTagccccagccaagcggacctaggtgcctttcctattccacgtttTACCCCGTATTTCCATTACCCATCAatcaagtgaaatagccatttataaatttaaacaccttcttacgagatttacagaacatacatagttacttagcatggtttacaagttataccacccaaaatacataagtacataacccacatttcctgtctacggagcctctaggaatacaaaagagtgttacaatacttgccggtaacaaggctccggctataccttacacaaataccaaaataatattccGGGAGGAAAAgtggcatgagccacgcagggccccgagaggaaaaaggggctcaccaatacagcTGACGGAAAGTGGAGGAGGTGCTACTGAcagtggactggagtacctgctatggaaccacatacaatcataacacgaatgtagcgcccccggcaaaagggatgtcagtacatttgaattgtactggtatgtataaaAAATCTTTACCctaagtaaaatcaagaaatacacataACAaatagtaatagaatcaacaatcaaatgtacctgaaaggaacaaccaaagccaaacaggtttcacaatctctccttttcccttttcaacattatttcatcacatcaatgatttcacaactttcacatattttcatttcaatagtgatttcgatcacttttccacccttattacctcggccacccttattacctcggccacccttatcaaaaaaacccacaccttataatttcgtgttgtggcgcgcaacccgatcccaccggacaatcacatttcacacgacaacaacaacaattcacaaagaattttcataaacatcaataccatttccatcatatgcaacaacccgtatacaatttaagtcacaacgataattgcctacgacaagtcacgtatgatattactacagttgtttcaattgcatcaattactatttctttccatcatttgttacacaacTCTTACCACGCAGGGTTTTAGCCATTATACACATTTCCACCTTTGGACACATTAACGTTCTTTCATTCGTTAACACATACTCCCATATCGTCCTCCTCAAGCATTTACAAGC
This sequence is a window from Nicotiana sylvestris chromosome 3, ASM39365v2, whole genome shotgun sequence. Protein-coding genes within it:
- the LOC138887681 gene encoding uncharacterized protein, translating into MIKNGCIYHLVRVADTTSEVSVPESVPVMNEFLEVFPDELPGIPPDREIDFRIDVLPDTRPVSISLEGIQVDPQKIAAVKDWPIPTTPMEIRSFLGLAGYYRREGKYGGRRSPAGSPWVVWLIWERIKGLCISTSDEGKVMVHNGAESSLVAEVKEKQFIDPALAQMKEAVLNNKTSAFSLGGEDGVLQCQGRLCVPNVDNLRERVMAEAHNSRYSVHPGSTKMYHDLNEIYWWNDRGAQFTANFWKKFQQGLGTQVNLSTAFHPQTDGQAERTIQTLEDMLRACVLDFKGIWDDHLQLIESAYNNSFHASIQMAPFKALYGRRCRSPIGWFEVGEAELLGTDLVHQTMEKVKIIQGRMKAAQSHQKSYADVRQKELEFQVDDWVFLKVYPMKGVMRFGKKGKLSPRYVGPYRIAQRIGQVTYRLELPLEMSLVHPVFHVSMLKKVVGDPSAIVPIETIEVSEDLSYEEVPVAILDRQVRKLRNKEIASVKVLWRSQQVKESTWEAEKEMKEKYPHLFEQV
- the LOC138887682 gene encoding uncharacterized protein, giving the protein MKFVPDGAGKSDSPALNLPSPSIPDQSIHVPAAVEGDAIPLADIHDPSSVLASGPGTSDGDLRGAIHMLTQLVIAQAQRSHATPTPSSGQGDSSSSRINQFLSLTPPEFSGTDPEADLQDFLDDMYKTLRVMKATEKEAVELASYRLRGPAHYWFEMWEDSCRDGSPSARWNEFVDAFMDHFLPVETMASRATDFEILEQGNMSVWEYHMKFMRLSKYAPQLVPTMDARVQRFVQGLSPLVVNEAATSALQSDMNYGKIVGFSQATKARKLKIRAERESNSRAQSAGHSGGLVARGIPVQGRGPIGPSQPYAQSSSSAPPSVPRYQQSSHWGPGSASRRPHQSGRPGERFQQQGRSLCPKWRRFHTKYCYLDNPVCYRCGVRGHIQRDCRTPSQGMGRGFAQSSGSSAATSSMRPPAPAGRGAVRGGVLGKGGPSHFYALSGRQSSEVSPDVITGIMTVQALDCYALIDLGSSLSYVTPFIASCFGIEPEQLHESFSVSTPIGDFIIVARVYRNCVVAVCSHVTTADLIELGMVDFVIIIRMDWLYSCFAKLDCRTRFMRLEFTSAEG